A segment of the Gammaproteobacteria bacterium genome:
GTACTGACCATGAACAGGTTGTAGATCAACGAGCGCAGCCAGATCATGTTTGGGCTTCACGCACGAGCTGATCTGCGGCGGCCGCGAGGTCGGCGAATATTTCCACATGCTGGGCAGCGTGCAGGTCGCGCAGGGTTTTTGCGCCGCTGCCGGTGAGTACCAGCATGGGACGCGCGCCTACACGTTGCGCCGCTTCAATGTCGCGCAGCGCGTCGCCGATTACCGGTACGCGGTGCAAATCGACGTGCAGCTGTTCGGAAATCTGCTTGAGCAGGCCCGGTTGCGGTTTGCGGCAGTTACAGCCCTCCTCGGGACCGTGCGGGCAGTAGAAAATTCCGGTGAGTTTGCCGCCGGCTTGCGCGACGGCAGTCTGCATCCGGTGGTGAATGGCGTCCAGCGCGGCGGGATCAAACAGGCCGCGTGCCACGCCCGCCTGATTGGTGGCGACGGTCACGGTAAACCCGGCGCGGTGCAAGCGCGCAATGGCTTCCAGACTGCCGGGTATCGGTACCCACTCCGCCGGCGATTTGATGTAGGCGTCCGAGTCGTAATTGATGACGCCGTCACGATCCAGGATGACCAGTTTCATTCCACTTGCAACAGGCCGATGTCGGCGATGCGGAGAAACGCGTCACGAATGTGCTGCAACAGTGCGAGCCGGTTATTGCGCAGCGCCGCATCCGGATCCATGACCAGCACGCGGTCAAAAAAGCCGTCTACCGGCTCGCGCAGAGCCGCGAGCTTTTTCAGGGCACCGCCATAATCCCCCTGTTGCGCAAGGACGCGCGCATCCTCGCCCAGCTTTGTCAGTCTTGCGTGCAGCGTGAGTTCCGCAGGCTCGCGCAGCAGTCCATCCTGCACGGTTCGGGACTCCGCAGGGCCCGCCTGCCGCAGAATATTGCCGATGCGTTTGTTGGCGGCCGCCAAGCTCGCCGCTTGAGGCAGGGTTAGGAATGCGTTCAATGCTGTTATGCGCTGCTGAAATTCGAGCGGCTTTCCCGGGTTGCAGGCGCGCACCGCATCGTAAACGTCGGTGCGGATGCCGGTTTCCAGGAAACAGGCGCGCAGTCGATCCATAAGGAAATCGTATATCTCCCTGATCATGGCCTGTGAGTCTCGAAGCTGCAGGGGTTGCAGCTTAACCGCGGCGCGTAGGTATTCCGCCAAATCCAGATCAAGTTCGCGCTCCACGATGATGCGCATCAAACCCAATCCCGCGCGCCGCAGGCCGTAGGGGTCTTTGTCGCCCGTGGGTCTTTGGCCAGTGGCGAATATGCCGGCAAGGGTGTCGAGTTTGTCGGCAATGGCCAGTGCCTGGCCGGTTTGGGTTACGGGCAATGCGTCGCCGGCATAGCGCGGCCGATAGTGTTCGGCGATGGCTTGTGCCACCTCCTCCGGCTCGCCGTCATGGCGCGCGTAGTAAGCGCCCATGACGCCCTGCAATTCTGGGAATTCGCCCACCATACCGGTGACGAGATCGCATTTGCTGAGCCGCGCGCACCGATCCGCATGCTGCGGATCGCCACCGATTTGTCTGGCGATCTGCGCGGCAAGCTGCGCCACGCGCCGCGACTTGTCGCCGTAGGATCCCAATTCCTTCTGAAATACCACGCGCTCCAATTCCGCGATGCGCGATTCCAGCTTTGTCCTGCGGTCACTGTCCCAGAAGAACATGGCGTCCGTAAGCCGGGGTGCGATCACGCGCTCATTACCGCGCCGGACTTCCGCTGGTTGCCGGCTCTGAATGTTGCTGATGGCGACGAATCGGGGCAGCAACTGGTCGTTGGTGTTGCGTAACGGGAAATAACGTTGCTGGGTTTTAAGCACCGCGACAATCACCTCGTCGGGCAGCGCCAAGAACCTGACGTCAA
Coding sequences within it:
- the gmhB gene encoding D-glycero-beta-D-manno-heptose 1,7-bisphosphate 7-phosphatase, which gives rise to MKLVILDRDGVINYDSDAYIKSPAEWVPIPGSLEAIARLHRAGFTVTVATNQAGVARGLFDPAALDAIHHRMQTAVAQAGGKLTGIFYCPHGPEEGCNCRKPQPGLLKQISEQLHVDLHRVPVIGDALRDIEAAQRVGARPMLVLTGSGAKTLRDLHAAQHVEIFADLAAAADQLVREAQT
- the glyS gene encoding glycine--tRNA ligase subunit beta encodes the protein MAESLAFLVELGTEELPPKNLPGLAAAFHNSVLEQLKINRLCPENCSAGETYFSPRRLAIYLPRILIKQSDRTEERLGPVLTAAFDGDGRPTKAAEGFARSCGVTVGQLEHRQTVKGERLAYRLKLESQTAAALLPQIVSGALAKLPIPKRMRWGAGEAEFVRPVHWVVMLLGARTLKAEILAVQTGNKTYGHRYHHPSAIALKNPQEYRKVLATTGKVLVEDRAGTLAKKIGVLVTRAAKHAGGRAQLDAALLQEVAALVEWPVPITGRFDVRFLALPDEVIVAVLKTQQRYFPLRNTNDQLLPRFVAISNIQSRQPAEVRRGNERVIAPRLTDAMFFWDSDRRTKLESRIAELERVVFQKELGSYGDKSRRVAQLAAQIARQIGGDPQHADRCARLSKCDLVTGMVGEFPELQGVMGAYYARHDGEPEEVAQAIAEHYRPRYAGDALPVTQTGQALAIADKLDTLAGIFATGQRPTGDKDPYGLRRAGLGLMRIIVERELDLDLAEYLRAAVKLQPLQLRDSQAMIREIYDFLMDRLRACFLETGIRTDVYDAVRACNPGKPLEFQQRITALNAFLTLPQAASLAAANKRIGNILRQAGPAESRTVQDGLLREPAELTLHARLTKLGEDARVLAQQGDYGGALKKLAALREPVDGFFDRVLVMDPDAALRNNRLALLQHIRDAFLRIADIGLLQVE